One window from the genome of Lentibacillus daqui encodes:
- the rbsK gene encoding ribokinase, whose protein sequence is MDIAVIGSNNVDLITYIDKMPKKGETLEAPNFEMGCGGKGANQAVAAAKLGADVMMVTKVGDDMFADNTIANFEKHGINTEFTKKVPGTTSGVAPIFVDPNSENRILIIKGANQHLKPADIDEAADKLKQCKLIVLQLEVPIPTVYHAIEFGSQHGIPVIFNPAPATKDLDFQYVTMCDFVVPNETELELISGMPVETEDQVLKAAHYLLEKGVTNVIITLGRRGVLWVTKDTVQRFNAYTVQAVDTTGAGDAFIGCFAHSFIQTEDVAQAIKRAQAFAALSVTKHGTQTSYPTEAELTAFLNEQHK, encoded by the coding sequence GTGGATATTGCGGTAATTGGATCCAACAATGTAGATTTGATTACATATATTGATAAAATGCCAAAGAAAGGTGAAACGCTTGAGGCACCAAATTTTGAGATGGGGTGTGGTGGAAAAGGTGCCAATCAGGCTGTTGCAGCAGCTAAACTAGGGGCAGATGTGATGATGGTTACCAAAGTAGGGGATGACATGTTTGCCGATAATACGATTGCAAATTTTGAAAAACACGGAATTAATACCGAATTCACGAAGAAAGTTCCGGGAACAACTAGTGGCGTTGCTCCCATTTTTGTTGATCCTAACTCAGAAAACCGGATTCTTATCATTAAAGGCGCCAATCAGCATCTAAAACCAGCAGATATCGATGAAGCGGCGGATAAATTAAAACAGTGTAAACTTATCGTTCTGCAATTAGAAGTGCCAATCCCAACGGTTTATCATGCGATCGAATTCGGCAGCCAACATGGTATACCAGTTATTTTTAATCCGGCACCGGCGACAAAAGATTTAGATTTTCAATACGTTACCATGTGCGATTTTGTGGTTCCAAATGAAACAGAACTGGAGCTGATTTCCGGAATGCCAGTGGAAACAGAAGATCAGGTACTTAAGGCGGCGCACTACCTGCTTGAAAAAGGGGTCACAAATGTAATTATTACGCTGGGTCGTCGTGGGGTGCTCTGGGTAACAAAAGATACGGTCCAACGGTTTAATGCATATACAGTTCAGGCGGTTGACACAACAGGTGCCGGAGATGCATTTATTGGTTGTTTTGCCCATTCATTTATCCAAACAGAAGATGTTGCACAGGCAATCAAACGTGCCCAAGCCTTTGCTGCGCTGAGTGTGACAAAACATGGAACACAAACTTCTTACCCAACGGAAGCTGAACTGACCGCATTTTTAAATGAACAACATAAGTAA